One Neodiprion pinetum isolate iyNeoPine1 chromosome 1, iyNeoPine1.2, whole genome shotgun sequence genomic window carries:
- the Nak gene encoding BMP-2-inducible protein kinase isoform X6, translating to MLEPDPDLRPDIYQVSVVAFQLQGKDCPIQNLHKAPTPVIESLPCPLLESEAIKRSSVKIQKLTQVTMVEGTSVAPRQRPKGQSAAAGPISLSGQIIGQISGQGNQLQSQTTLGNSIPYTSVSQQIPPINTPQAYLGQSVQTNPQQPLQLSAQSSFVQVSPHISSPNQAIPFGQSQAPSPFGQSQSPMISHSPLPHQSPVTIQEKNPYYFDSRTTASAVKEENLDALFPSSGYPDPFKDDTCVMMAPAKIPPPVAPKPGTVKIGAPLVPPKLTTPTNIGPPKLTTPTQLPSKLLTATTSTKIPSAVPPPVLPKPVPKMESLSQSISSAGTPPDSPTLTSSRHRRNVSDTSAFNKVFANETSQFLAPYEASVKPRSGGSTPPDVSMDTKPGIGISASHVRIGELSSTTTSTDGRSLSADVAAWNPFEDTQPFNQLTEDHIFGAEFDKIRRGSNSSISGVKSRESLVMTYSELPEDPFESAPFSLPTGKKNKHGAKAAAVAGGTGAEVAVKVPIPHWSPDTELPRIDDEVSLLAESSPASPPFVRAPIEDRSKYEKLAFNADEISSDSDEEDGQRPEEKAKKKRRRVKGVLKRRKKGAHQDPSNPPVECDSDDSIGSASDLKAMNDEDGLQDLDDEREKVDETISESVRTCGSSAYHAECESVATHEEDHRMRKPKKHHREQQLPTIQADPVVGHQYGEKPLLLDDELDPEAKPEQLHGDPFVGHQYGSKPLLFNEDSSSDDVETSRTPNNGAWKAEEDVFALAPFPRSDSFRKSNSSYKSAQKIIEQSSNTSSSRNSNLVSPISSSPIIEGALVDLDETTHETFEYNQHPPAPTAVPEKIQSNHESFDFAVPIQSAVDEVELKNKDLFGSSPFSSGSFTNPFNSLTNYTVSDNSTNMTTTTPLREPLYSNYINFAPQPYHPPNDYQVSQAAIVSTSKFSTVTVHSAPIDRSSPKDLFGSVPFDEVASLSISNQQRPTSLPLSHSPTFVDDALSTILSNTAVPTHSSGRSETVEPTYTIQPVYHTSRIIVHPMNSIHMPQFPPEVMPPMSPDLLVTDTCPKFKKDKSKYHLIHENLTETANVLPVKTPHKTKSSSSKKTPKTKKNSTSTAGFSNMSFEDFPSDENEERRTGTRVAPFEVVREPEKRFGSLKRRSNPFS from the exons ATGTTAGAACCCGATCCTGATCTGAGACCAGATATATACCAAGTTTCGGTAGTTGCTTTCCAGTTACAAGGCAAGGACTGTCCAATACAAAACCTTCAC AAAGCTCCAACCCCGGTAATAGAGTCTCTACCCTGTCCTCTTCTGGAATCTGAAGCTATCAAGCGTTCTtcggtaaaaattcaaaagctTACACAAGTTACGATGGTTGAAGGGACATCGGTCGCACCGAGACAAAGGCCGAAAGGTCAGAGTGCAGCGGCTGGTCCCATAAGTTTAAGTGGTCAAATCATAGGTCAGATATCGGGGCAGGGCAATCAATTACAATCCCAAACTACGCTTGGGAATTCAATTCCCTATACTTCTGTTAGTCAACAGATCCCGCCCATTAATACTCCACAAGCTTATCTTGGACAAAGCGTTCAAACAAACCCGCAACAGCCCTTACAGCTGTCTGCACAATCATCCTTTGTTCAGGTCAGTCCTCACATCTCATCCCCGAACCAAGCCATCCCCTTTGGCCAATCCCAGGCCCCCTCGCCGTTTGGCCAATCTCAGAGTCCGATGATTAGCCATTCTCCTCTCCCTCATCAATCCCCGGTTACTATTCAGGAAAAGAACCCGTATTATTTCGATTCAAGAACGACTGCCTCAGCTGTTAAAGAGGAAAATTTGGATGCCTTATTTCCCTCGTCTG GTTACCCAGATCCGTTTAAAGATGACACTTGTGTGATGATGGCACCTGCAAAAATCCCACCGCCTGTTGCTCCTAAGCCAGGTACAGTCAAAATTGGGGCACCTTTGGTACCTCCAAAATTAACGACTCCCACCAATATTGGCCCACCAAAACTAACAACACCGACACAGCTGCCATCGAAATTACTCACGGCAACGACATCTACTAAGATACCATCCGCAGTCCCACCGCCAGTCTTGCCAAAGCCTGTTCCGAAAATGGAGAGTCTAAGTCAAAGCATCAGCTCAGCTGGAACCCCGCCAGATAGTCCTACGCTAACATCATCTAGACATCGAAGGAATGTCAGTGATACTAGCGCGTTCAACAA AGTATTTGCAAATGAAACTTCTCAGTTTCTAGCACCGTACGAAGCCTCTGTTAAACCCCGATCCGGAGGCTCTACACCTCCCGATGTGTCAATGGATACAAAACCAGGCATAGGCATTAGTGCCTCTCACGTACGTATT GGTGAACTTTCAAGCACAACTACCAGCACAGATGGTAGATCCTTAAGTGCTGATGTAGCTGCATGGAATCCTTTTGAAGATACGCAACCGTTCAATCAACTTACTGAAGATCATATTTTTGGGgctgaatttgataaaattagaagAGGTAGCAATAGTAGCATCAGTGGTGTGAAGAGCCGTGAAAGCTTAGTTATGACCTATTCAGAGTTGCCTGAAGACCCCTTCGAATCTGCTCCATTTAGCTTACCCA cagggaagaaaaataagcaTGGAGCTAAAGCAGCAGCTGTTGCAGGAG GAACAGGCGCTGAAGTAGCAGTAAAAGTGCCCATCCCTCATTGGAGTCCGGATACTGAATTGCCTAGGATAGACGACGAAGTGTCCCTGTTGGCAGAATCTAGTCCCGCTTCACCTCCATTTGTTCGTGCTCCCATTGAAGATCGATCAAAGTATGAAAAGTTGGCATTTAATGCTGATGAAATATCCTCGGATAGTGATGAGGAAGATGGTCAGAGACCCGAAGAGAAAgcaaaaaagaagagaaggagAGTTAAGGGTGTTTTAAAgcggagaaaaaaaggagCCCATCAAGATCCAAGCAATCCTCCAGTTGAGTGTGATTCTGATGATTCAATTGGATCGGCTAGTGATTTGAAAGCAATGAACGACGAAGATGGACTGCAGGATCTTGACGATGAACGAGAGAAAGTAGATGAAACAATCTCTGAGAGCGTTAGAACTTGTGGAAGCTCTGCGTACCATGCTGAGTGTGAATCGGTAGCGACGCATGAAGAAGATCACAGAATGCGGAAACCGAAGAAACATCATCGAGAACAACAGCTACCGACAATACAGGCAGACCCAGTTGTTGGGCATCAATATGGAGAGAAACCCTTGTTACTGGACGACGAATTAGATCCAGAAGCAAAACCCGAGCAGTTGCATGGGGATCCATTTGTCGGACATCAGTATGGGTCGAAACCTTTATTATTCAATGAGGACTCTTCATCAGATGATGTCGAAACGTCGCGAACACCTAATAACGGGGCATGGAAAGCCGAAGAAGATGTTTTCGCGTTAGCGCCATTTCCTAGATCAGATAGTTTTAGGAAAAGTAATAGTAGTTACAAAAGTGCCCAAAAGATCATTGAACAATCCAGCAATACAAGTTCTTCTCGTAATTCGAATTTGGTATCACCAATATCAAGCTCACCGATAATTGAAGGAGCTTTAGTCGACTTAGATGAAACGACGCATGAAACATTTGAATACAATCAGCACCCTCCAGCTCCCACAGCTGTTCCCGAGAAAATACAGAGCAATCACGAAAGTTTTGACTTCGCTGTTCCAATACAGTCAGCAGTGGATGAGGTAGAACTAAAGAACAAAGATCTGTTCGGGTCTTCACCATTCAGTAGCGGCAGTTTTACAAATCCGTTCAACAGTTTGACGAATTATACAGTTAGTGATAATTCTACAAATATGACTACAACAACACCTTTGAGGGAACCTCTGTACTCCAACTATATAAACTTTGCTCCGCAACCGTATCATCCGCCCAACGACTATCAAGTATCTCAAGCTGCTATAGTTTCAACTTCGAAATTTAGCACTGTGACTGTGCACTCAGCACCTATAGACAGAAGCTCACCTAAAGATTTATTTGGATCTGTCCCATTCGACGAAGTTGCATCGTTGAGCATAAGCAATCAACAACGACCAACATCTTTACCTTTGTCACACTCACCAACATTTGTTGACGACGCTTTGAGtacaattttatcaaatacTGCGGTACCCACTCACTCATCGGGCCGATCAGAAACTGTAGAGCCGACCTATACCATACAACCGGTTTATCATACTTCGAGAATTATAGTTCATCCAATGAACAGTATTCATATGCCTCAATTTCCACCTGAAGTTATGCCTCCGATGTCACCTGATCTGTTAGTTACCGATACATGTCCAAAGTTTAAAAAAGACAAATCAAAATACCACCTCATCCATGAAAACCTTACTGAAACAGCGAACGTTTTACCAGTTAAAACGCCACACAAAACTAAAAGTTCTAGTTCTAAAAAGACAccaaaaacgaagaagaattCTACAAGTACAGCTGGATTTAGTAATATGAGCTTTGAGGATTTCCCAAGTGACGAAAACGAAGAGAGAAGAACAGGGACAAGAGTGGCACCTTTTGAAGTAGTAAGAGAGCCGGAAAAAAGATTTGGCTCTTTGAAGAGGCGGAGTAATCCATTTTCCTAA